One genomic segment of Devosia sp. includes these proteins:
- a CDS encoding cytochrome ubiquinol oxidase subunit I: MDMLVVDLSRWQFAATAMYHFIFVPLTLGLSFMMAIMESVYVMTGRDVWRKATLFWGTLFGVNFAMGVATGIVMEFQFGMNWSYYSHYVGDVFGAPLAIEGLMAFFLEATFVGLFFFGWDRLSKLGHLVVTWLVALGANFSALWILIANGWMQNPVGAKFNPDTMRMEITDFMAVIFNSVAQAKFVHTVSAGYVCGAIFVLSISALFLVKGKHVEMAKRSAVVAASFGLASALSVVVLGDESGYVATEHQKMKVAAIEASFHTEPAPAPWTIVAIPGADGEPIWSLSVPWVGGLITTRSLDKELPGMNELVLRAEDRIRTGMVAYDALERIRADGSDTEARAVFEEHWADLGYGLLLKRYRADVQNATDEEIAMAAADTVPDVWPLFWTFRIMMGLGFFFIAFFGLWFYRASRGWIDTNKPLLWVTVFLLPTPWIAIESGWFIAEFGRQPWVVEGVLPTFYAASSLSVLDLVLSLSFFVLLYTVLLVIMVMLMVRIVKAGPKDKLFTADEEDDFVMAALPATPATKELGS, translated from the coding sequence ATCGACATGCTTGTCGTCGATTTGTCGCGATGGCAGTTCGCTGCCACGGCGATGTATCACTTCATCTTCGTGCCCCTGACGCTCGGGCTTTCTTTCATGATGGCCATCATGGAGAGCGTCTATGTGATGACCGGCCGCGATGTGTGGCGCAAGGCGACCCTGTTCTGGGGCACGCTGTTCGGCGTCAACTTCGCCATGGGTGTCGCCACGGGTATCGTGATGGAATTCCAGTTCGGGATGAACTGGAGTTACTACAGTCACTATGTGGGTGACGTGTTCGGCGCGCCTCTCGCCATCGAGGGCCTGATGGCCTTCTTCCTCGAGGCGACATTTGTGGGTCTCTTCTTCTTTGGCTGGGATCGCCTGAGCAAGCTGGGACACCTGGTGGTCACCTGGCTGGTGGCGCTGGGCGCCAATTTCTCGGCACTCTGGATCCTGATCGCCAATGGCTGGATGCAGAATCCGGTCGGCGCCAAGTTCAATCCCGACACGATGCGCATGGAAATCACCGACTTCATGGCGGTGATCTTCAATTCCGTGGCTCAGGCCAAATTCGTGCATACGGTCAGCGCCGGCTATGTCTGCGGCGCGATCTTCGTGTTGTCGATTTCGGCGCTGTTCCTGGTCAAGGGCAAGCATGTCGAGATGGCCAAGCGTTCGGCCGTCGTCGCTGCCAGCTTCGGCCTGGCCTCGGCGCTGTCGGTCGTGGTGCTCGGCGATGAGAGCGGTTACGTCGCCACCGAGCATCAGAAGATGAAGGTCGCGGCCATCGAGGCCTCGTTCCACACCGAACCGGCCCCGGCGCCCTGGACGATCGTGGCCATACCCGGTGCCGATGGTGAGCCGATCTGGTCGCTGTCGGTTCCATGGGTCGGCGGGCTGATCACTACGCGTTCGCTCGACAAGGAACTGCCCGGCATGAATGAGCTCGTGCTTCGCGCCGAGGATCGTATCCGCACGGGCATGGTGGCCTATGATGCGCTCGAACGCATCCGCGCCGATGGCAGCGATACCGAGGCCCGCGCGGTGTTCGAGGAGCATTGGGCCGATCTTGGCTATGGGCTGCTGCTCAAGCGCTATCGCGCCGATGTGCAGAATGCCACCGACGAGGAAATCGCCATGGCGGCCGCAGACACCGTTCCCGATGTCTGGCCGCTGTTCTGGACCTTCCGCATCATGATGGGTCTGGGCTTTTTCTTCATCGCCTTCTTTGGCCTCTGGTTCTATCGGGCGTCGCGCGGTTGGATCGACACCAACAAGCCCTTGCTCTGGGTCACGGTGTTCCTGTTGCCGACCCCGTGGATTGCCATTGAAAGCGGCTGGTTCATCGCTGAGTTTGGGCGCCAGCCCTGGGTGGTCGAGGGCGTCCTGCCCACCTTCTACGCCGCTTCGAGCCTCAGCGTGCTCGACCTGGTGCTGTCGCTCAGCTTCTTCGTGCTGCTCTATACGGTGCTGCTGGTCATCATGGTCATGCTGATGGTGCGCATCGTCAAAGCCGGCCCCAAGGACAAGCTGTTCACCGCCGACGAGGAGGACGACTTCGTCATGGCCGCCCTTCCTGCCACGCCCGCAACCAAGGAGCTCGGATCGTGA
- a CDS encoding DUF1127 domain-containing protein → MNIAKKISDFAKYQRTLRELNSLDSRQLNDLGITKGDIKSIARGTYVA, encoded by the coding sequence ATGAACATTGCCAAGAAGATTTCTGACTTTGCCAAGTACCAGCGCACCCTGCGCGAGCTGAACAGCCTCGACAGCCGTCAGCTGAACGATCTCGGCATCACCAAGGGCGACATCAAGTCGATCGCTCGCGGCACCTACGTCGCCTAA
- the cydC gene encoding thiol reductant ABC exporter subunit CydC, whose product MRALLTFLPLFHKRLGAWGLTLLLSLVALGAGIALLGTSGWFITATALTTLGLGFNIFVPSASVRAFSFIRILARYGERLVGHDATLKLLSDLRGWLFGALFPRLPLKDRSLRHGDLVGRLTADIDALDTSFLVAIGPLFSAVIVGGIVTAVLAVLLPGAALPYGGAMLVATLVVPIALVTAGRASARQSVAAMADMRLAVFDGVAGHVDLNVLGALGQADLSFGNAAQTAAGLRTRLSAYAAVAGFTVQALAAIALVATLWIGLTAMEAGHIDGPAVAGLLLAVLGSFEATAVIVRSVGKAAAALAAAERLDHITSLPTPILSPDAIGTVPSDADIVLKDVTFSYDGPAVLTDVNLTVHPGEQVALVGPSGSGKSTLLHLLLGLVEPDTGAIALAGLPLSAYRPESLHAHMSILSQSSPIFIDSVRDNLLIARPGSDDAALWAVLEKAQLAAFIRSLPRGLDTVLGEAGRTLSAGQARRLCLARALLSDAPVILLDEPTDALDRDTELAFFETLTLAASSRTIIMATHADVPPGTVDRVLTLNAGVLSEEPTLSAMDA is encoded by the coding sequence ATGAGAGCGCTCCTGACGTTTCTGCCCCTCTTTCACAAGCGACTCGGCGCCTGGGGGCTGACCCTGCTTCTCTCGCTGGTCGCCCTCGGTGCAGGCATTGCGCTGCTCGGCACGTCGGGCTGGTTCATTACGGCAACGGCACTGACGACCCTGGGTCTCGGCTTCAACATTTTCGTGCCCTCTGCTTCGGTGCGGGCCTTTTCGTTCATCCGCATCCTGGCCCGCTATGGCGAACGCCTTGTCGGCCACGATGCAACGCTAAAACTCCTGTCGGACCTCCGGGGATGGCTCTTTGGCGCCCTCTTCCCGCGCCTCCCGCTCAAGGACAGATCCCTGCGCCACGGCGACCTGGTGGGGCGGCTGACCGCCGACATCGATGCGCTCGACACCAGCTTCCTCGTCGCCATCGGCCCGCTGTTCTCGGCCGTCATTGTTGGCGGCATTGTCACCGCCGTTCTCGCAGTGCTACTGCCGGGGGCCGCCCTGCCCTATGGCGGCGCGATGCTGGTCGCGACCCTTGTTGTGCCTATCGCCCTGGTGACCGCTGGCCGGGCCAGCGCCAGACAAAGCGTCGCCGCCATGGCCGACATGCGCCTGGCCGTGTTCGACGGCGTCGCTGGCCATGTCGATCTCAATGTGCTCGGCGCACTGGGGCAAGCCGACCTGAGCTTTGGCAATGCCGCACAAACCGCGGCAGGCCTGCGCACCCGGCTCAGCGCCTACGCGGCTGTAGCCGGCTTTACGGTGCAGGCCCTAGCAGCCATCGCACTCGTCGCGACCCTTTGGATCGGGCTCACCGCGATGGAAGCCGGCCACATCGATGGACCGGCGGTGGCGGGCCTGCTGCTGGCGGTATTGGGGAGCTTTGAGGCCACGGCCGTCATCGTGCGCAGCGTCGGCAAGGCCGCAGCCGCGCTGGCGGCTGCCGAACGTCTCGATCACATCACCAGCCTGCCCACGCCGATACTCTCCCCGGATGCGATTGGCACAGTCCCGTCCGATGCGGACATTGTCCTGAAGGACGTGACCTTTTCCTACGATGGTCCGGCTGTCCTCACCGATGTGAACCTCACCGTTCATCCAGGCGAGCAGGTGGCTCTGGTCGGGCCGAGCGGATCGGGCAAATCCACACTGCTGCATCTGCTGCTTGGATTGGTCGAACCGGATACCGGCGCCATCGCGCTGGCCGGCCTGCCCTTGTCGGCTTACCGCCCGGAAAGCCTTCACGCCCACATGTCGATCCTCAGTCAGTCGAGCCCGATCTTCATCGACAGCGTGCGCGACAATCTGCTGATTGCACGGCCCGGATCGGATGATGCCGCGCTCTGGGCGGTGCTCGAGAAAGCGCAATTGGCCGCGTTCATCCGCAGCCTGCCGCGTGGGCTCGACACAGTCCTGGGCGAAGCGGGGCGGACATTGTCGGCCGGCCAGGCGCGCCGGTTGTGCCTCGCGCGGGCCCTGCTCTCCGATGCGCCGGTCATACTGCTGGACGAACCTACAGATGCCCTGGACCGGGATACCGAGCTGGCCTTCTTTGAAACCCTGACCCTTGCGGCCAGCAGCCGGACCATCATCATGGCGACCCATGCCGACGTGCCGCCCGGAACGGTCGACCGCGTGCTGACGCTTAATGCGGGCGTCCTGTCCGAGGAACCAACGCTATCCGCAATGGACGCGTAG
- the ybaK gene encoding Cys-tRNA(Pro) deacylase, protein MSKTTPATQTLTKAGIAFTLAHYDYDPNAERVGLQAAEAMGVSPSEVFKTLMAELDGKPVCAIVPSDEEVNMKKLAAALGGKSAHMMKPADAERLTGYKVGGISPLGQRKAVPTALDELATLYDTIFLNGGQRGLQIRIRPDDLVKALGCITADIVR, encoded by the coding sequence ATGTCCAAGACCACCCCCGCCACGCAGACCCTGACCAAGGCCGGCATCGCCTTCACCCTGGCCCATTACGACTATGATCCAAACGCCGAGCGCGTTGGGTTGCAGGCCGCCGAGGCCATGGGCGTTTCTCCCTCCGAGGTCTTCAAGACCCTGATGGCCGAACTCGACGGCAAGCCCGTCTGCGCCATCGTCCCTTCGGACGAGGAGGTGAACATGAAAAAGCTGGCGGCAGCCCTGGGCGGCAAGTCCGCCCACATGATGAAGCCCGCCGATGCCGAGCGCCTGACCGGCTACAAGGTGGGCGGCATCAGCCCCCTGGGCCAGCGCAAGGCAGTTCCCACGGCCCTCGATGAGCTGGCGACGCTCTACGACACGATCTTCCTCAATGGCGGGCAGCGCGGATTGCAAATCCGCATCCGACCGGATGACCTCGTCAAAGCCCTGGGCTGCATCACCGCCGATATCGTGCGCTGA
- the cydB gene encoding cytochrome d ubiquinol oxidase subunit II, protein MSTIPLDYETLRLIWWLLLGVLLIGFAIMGGRDLGVGALLPFVARTDEERRVLLNLIGPTWEGNQVWLVLGGGAIFAAFPPLYAVSFSGFYLAMIVILLALILRPVGFKFRGKIEDPRWRAAWDWSLFVGGFVPALIMGVAVGNVLLGAPFHFDDSMRIFYTGNFFQLLMPFALLAGLVSLGMIVTHGASLLMGRTTGAIADRARRYGLLSGLATIVLFALGGLWIAFMNGYVVSSLVDPNAPINPLAKSVDLVQGGWLRNYGTYPWMIAAPIIGLAGMAVSTLGLLVRNRWLAYLGSSAGIFGIVSTAGVSMFPFLLPSSTMPNAGLTLWDASSSHLTLFIMLLATAVFLPIILAYTAFVFRVMRGTVTTQSLNKNPNAY, encoded by the coding sequence GTGAGCACCATTCCTCTCGACTACGAAACGCTTCGCCTTATCTGGTGGCTGCTGCTCGGCGTGTTGCTCATCGGCTTCGCCATCATGGGTGGCCGCGACCTGGGCGTCGGTGCTCTCCTGCCTTTTGTCGCCCGCACGGACGAGGAGCGGCGCGTGCTGCTCAACCTCATCGGCCCGACCTGGGAAGGCAACCAAGTCTGGCTGGTACTGGGCGGGGGCGCTATCTTTGCCGCGTTCCCCCCGCTCTATGCGGTCAGCTTTTCCGGCTTCTACCTCGCCATGATCGTCATACTGCTGGCCCTGATCCTGCGGCCGGTAGGCTTCAAGTTCCGCGGCAAGATCGAGGATCCCCGCTGGCGCGCGGCCTGGGACTGGAGCCTGTTCGTGGGCGGTTTCGTGCCGGCGCTGATCATGGGTGTGGCGGTGGGCAATGTGCTGCTCGGAGCGCCGTTTCATTTCGATGACAGCATGCGCATCTTCTACACGGGCAACTTCTTCCAGTTGCTCATGCCCTTTGCCTTGCTGGCGGGCCTCGTCAGCCTCGGCATGATTGTCACCCATGGCGCCAGCCTTCTCATGGGCCGGACCACCGGGGCGATCGCAGATCGCGCGAGGCGCTATGGACTGCTGTCAGGGCTCGCCACCATCGTACTGTTTGCGCTGGGCGGGCTTTGGATCGCGTTCATGAACGGCTATGTGGTCAGCAGCCTGGTCGACCCGAACGCACCCATCAATCCCCTGGCCAAGTCGGTTGACCTGGTGCAGGGCGGCTGGCTGCGGAACTATGGGACTTACCCGTGGATGATTGCAGCGCCGATCATCGGCCTGGCCGGGATGGCCGTGTCGACCCTAGGTCTTCTGGTCCGCAATCGCTGGCTGGCCTATCTGGGCAGCAGCGCCGGGATCTTCGGGATCGTGTCCACGGCGGGCGTCTCGATGTTTCCGTTCCTGCTGCCGTCCTCGACCATGCCCAATGCGGGTCTGACCCTGTGGGATGCGTCCTCGAGTCACCTGACGCTGTTCATCATGCTGCTCGCGACGGCGGTCTTCCTGCCAATCATCCTGGCCTACACCGCCTTCGTCTTCCGCGTCATGCGGGGCACGGTGACGACGCAGAGCCTCAACAAGAACCCCAATGCCTATTAG
- a CDS encoding DUF5680 domain-containing protein, whose product MTLDELNSIIVQAKSATYVGGGNKVPASRTGAHDLSWQSGDWRYLDSYFGGTDFLGQEVVWHRNQPVWSMSYYGYITRPDLIDGERAGATIKAALSAMYAEGRFLGGFDWQGPHGVYRDRSEGIPAQFRGRETISVGGVEAYALDYFGGLVKA is encoded by the coding sequence ATGACCCTCGACGAACTCAATTCCATCATCGTCCAAGCCAAATCCGCTACCTATGTCGGGGGCGGGAACAAGGTGCCGGCGTCCCGCACGGGCGCGCATGACCTGAGCTGGCAGAGCGGCGACTGGCGCTATCTCGACAGCTATTTCGGCGGCACCGACTTTCTGGGTCAGGAAGTGGTCTGGCACCGGAACCAGCCGGTCTGGTCGATGAGCTATTACGGCTATATCACCCGCCCGGACCTGATCGACGGGGAGCGGGCGGGGGCGACGATCAAGGCGGCTTTGTCGGCGATGTATGCCGAGGGACGCTTTCTTGGCGGTTTCGACTGGCAGGGCCCGCATGGCGTCTATCGCGACCGCAGCGAAGGCATCCCAGCCCAGTTCCGCGGGCGCGAAACCATCAGCGTCGGCGGCGTGGAAGCCTATGCGCTGGACTATTTCGGCGGGCTGGTGAAGGCCTAG
- a CDS encoding CoA-acylating methylmalonate-semialdehyde dehydrogenase, protein MRTIGHFIDGVETNGQSTQFQDVFNPATGDVQARVALATDADLQAAVASAAAAQPKWAATNPQRRARVFFNFVALINQNIDELAELLSAEHGKTIEDSKGDIQRGLEVSEFVAGAPHLLKGEYTDGAGPGIDMYSMRQPVGIGAGITPFNFPAMISLWMLSPAIAAGNAFILKPSERDPSVPVRLAQLALEAGLPKGILNVVHGGKSVVDAILAHEKIEAISFVGSTPIARYVYGTAAANGKRVQAFGGAKNHMVIMPDADMDKAADALMGAGFGSAGERCMAVSVAVPVGAETADRIVAALKPRIEKLKVGPATDKASEMGPVITQASKDRIAALVESGVAQGATLAVDGRGFKLQGYENGYFVGPTLFDNVTAEMDIYKEEIFGPVLCVARATTYEDALDLVIENPYGNGTAIFTRDGDAARDFAARVNIGMVGVNVPVPVPLAYHSFGGWKASAFGDLNQHGTDSIKFWTRTKTVTARWPSGIKDGAEFQMPVMK, encoded by the coding sequence ATGCGCACAATCGGCCACTTCATCGACGGCGTCGAAACCAACGGACAGTCGACCCAGTTCCAGGACGTGTTCAACCCGGCCACGGGTGATGTGCAGGCGCGCGTGGCGCTCGCCACCGATGCCGATCTGCAGGCCGCTGTCGCCTCAGCAGCCGCTGCGCAGCCGAAATGGGCCGCGACCAACCCGCAGCGCCGCGCCCGGGTGTTCTTCAATTTCGTGGCGTTGATCAACCAGAACATCGACGAACTCGCCGAACTACTCAGTGCTGAACATGGCAAGACCATCGAGGACTCCAAGGGCGACATTCAGCGCGGTCTGGAAGTGTCCGAATTCGTCGCCGGCGCACCGCATCTGCTCAAGGGAGAATATACGGACGGAGCAGGGCCGGGGATTGATATGTATTCCATGCGCCAGCCGGTCGGCATCGGTGCAGGCATCACCCCGTTCAACTTCCCGGCGATGATCTCGCTCTGGATGCTGTCGCCGGCTATCGCCGCCGGCAATGCCTTCATCCTCAAGCCCTCCGAGCGTGATCCCTCCGTGCCTGTGCGGCTGGCGCAACTGGCGCTCGAGGCCGGCCTGCCCAAGGGCATTCTCAATGTCGTGCATGGCGGCAAGAGCGTCGTGGACGCCATCCTCGCCCATGAGAAGATCGAGGCGATCAGCTTTGTCGGGTCGACGCCCATTGCCCGCTACGTCTATGGAACGGCGGCCGCGAACGGCAAGCGCGTCCAGGCCTTTGGCGGTGCCAAGAACCACATGGTCATCATGCCCGACGCCGATATGGACAAGGCCGCCGACGCGCTGATGGGCGCCGGTTTCGGCTCGGCCGGCGAGCGCTGCATGGCGGTATCGGTTGCGGTGCCCGTGGGTGCCGAAACCGCCGATCGCATCGTTGCGGCGCTGAAGCCCCGTATCGAAAAGCTCAAGGTCGGTCCGGCCACGGACAAGGCCAGCGAAATGGGACCGGTCATCACCCAGGCGAGCAAGGACCGCATCGCTGCTCTGGTTGAATCGGGCGTGGCGCAGGGTGCGACCCTGGCCGTAGATGGCCGGGGCTTCAAGCTGCAGGGCTATGAGAATGGCTATTTCGTCGGCCCGACGCTGTTCGACAACGTCACTGCCGAGATGGATATCTACAAGGAAGAGATTTTCGGGCCGGTGCTTTGCGTGGCCCGGGCAACGACCTATGAAGATGCGCTCGATCTGGTGATCGAGAACCCCTATGGCAATGGCACCGCCATCTTCACCCGCGACGGCGATGCCGCGCGCGACTTTGCCGCCCGCGTCAATATCGGCATGGTGGGGGTCAACGTGCCGGTGCCCGTGCCGCTGGCCTATCACAGCTTTGGCGGCTGGAAAGCCAGCGCCTTCGGCGACCTCAACCAGCATGGCACCGATTCCATCAAATTCTGGACCCGCACCAAGACCGTGACGGCGCGCTGGCCCAGCGGCATCAAGGATGGCGCCGAGTTCCAGATGCCGGTGATGAAGTAG
- a CDS encoding LysR family transcriptional regulator, whose product MNWDDARIFLAVARQGQFLGAAKALGLNHATVARRISALEAALGSTLFHRRTNGTELTVQGERFLEMAEIMESASLAASEAAGADSAIEGVVRIGAPDGFGVAFLAPRLGELTERHPGLRIELVPVPRAFSLSRREADIAVTLERPREGRLVARKLTDYSLGLYASRAYLARRGMPGSLADLADHPLVGYVEDLLYTATLDYTAAFLKDWRSSLSVSSAMGQTEAVRAGAGIGILHAFMARRDPDLVPVLSAHTLRRAYWTVLHEDQRALRRIALVSDFLTEIVARDRDIF is encoded by the coding sequence TTGAACTGGGATGATGCGCGGATTTTTCTGGCTGTGGCGCGCCAGGGTCAGTTTCTGGGGGCAGCCAAGGCCCTCGGCCTCAACCATGCCACCGTGGCCCGCCGGATTTCCGCGCTGGAGGCGGCTTTGGGCAGCACCCTGTTCCACCGCCGCACCAACGGCACCGAGCTGACGGTGCAGGGCGAGCGCTTTCTTGAAATGGCCGAAATCATGGAAAGCGCCAGCCTTGCCGCCAGCGAGGCGGCGGGAGCGGACAGCGCCATCGAGGGCGTGGTGCGCATTGGCGCGCCGGATGGTTTCGGGGTCGCCTTTCTCGCGCCGCGCCTGGGCGAATTGACTGAGCGGCATCCTGGCCTCAGGATCGAGCTCGTGCCGGTGCCCCGGGCCTTTTCCCTGTCGCGCCGCGAGGCCGACATTGCCGTCACCCTGGAGCGCCCGCGCGAGGGCCGGCTGGTGGCGCGAAAACTCACCGACTATTCCCTGGGCCTTTACGCATCAAGGGCTTATCTGGCCCGCCGCGGCATGCCGGGCAGTCTGGCGGACCTCGCCGATCACCCGCTCGTCGGCTATGTCGAGGACCTGCTCTATACCGCCACGCTCGACTACACCGCCGCCTTTCTCAAGGACTGGCGGTCGAGCCTTTCGGTCTCCTCCGCCATGGGCCAGACCGAAGCGGTGCGGGCCGGGGCGGGCATCGGCATTCTCCACGCCTTCATGGCGCGCCGCGATCCCGACCTTGTGCCCGTCCTCTCCGCCCACACGCTCCGCCGCGCCTATTGGACCGTGCTGCACGAGGATCAGCGCGCACTGCGCCGGATCGCGCTGGTCTCGGATTTTCTCACCGAGATCGTCGCCCGCGACCGCGACATTTTCTAG
- the cydD gene encoding thiol reductant ABC exporter subunit CydD translates to MPKTDDIKAGNRHLSELRSSGGWALKLAIAAPLAGGGLLLWQAWLLAGVLGDAIEMAAPAASLMPAIATILVLLLIRAGLSAIGEQAGTLAAERIKLALRRDLFAQSLARAPRDPDAPQSGVTANAIVDQIEALDGFFARYLPASYQAALLPLIFGAIILPLDWVAGVLFLVTAPLIPVFMALVGWGAQIATDRQAQALTRLSGRFADRLSGLLTLKLLGRAEAETQNIVLASEALRRRTLRVLRIAFLSSAVLEFFAALGVAGIALYVGLTFIDYLHLRSVPLTLHTGMFLLLMAPEIYNPLRLLAAHYHDRAAARAALTEIAAQLGGFEPGTRPVLTDFAPVSSPAIAVDIAAMTLRTPDRMRPVLIDANLRVQAGQHVAILGSSGSGKSSLLEAMIGLRQYAGQLSLDGRALADWDIPELRGRTFLLTQKPRLVHGTIAQNIALARPAASRREIGRAADQARVSGFAAAFAEGLDTLIGENGIGLSGGQAQRVALARLFLRDAGLLLLDEPTAHLNAELEAEVMSAILNYARGRTLVVATHSRAVAAQMDKAWRIAGHDLLSTPAGTRLRGIA, encoded by the coding sequence ATGCCCAAGACCGACGACATCAAAGCCGGCAATCGACACCTATCTGAGTTGCGCAGCAGCGGCGGATGGGCGCTGAAACTGGCCATCGCGGCGCCACTGGCCGGTGGCGGCCTGCTGCTCTGGCAGGCATGGCTTCTCGCCGGGGTGTTGGGCGACGCCATCGAGATGGCCGCGCCCGCGGCAAGTCTGATGCCGGCGATAGCCACCATTCTGGTCCTTCTTCTTATCCGCGCCGGGCTTTCGGCAATCGGCGAACAGGCCGGGACTCTGGCGGCCGAGCGCATAAAGCTGGCGCTGCGCCGCGATCTGTTCGCGCAGAGTCTAGCCCGTGCGCCACGGGACCCCGATGCCCCCCAGTCCGGGGTCACCGCCAACGCCATTGTCGATCAGATCGAGGCTCTGGATGGTTTCTTTGCGCGTTATCTTCCCGCGTCCTATCAGGCGGCCCTCCTGCCCCTGATTTTCGGGGCGATCATCCTGCCGCTGGACTGGGTTGCCGGCGTCCTGTTCCTGGTGACGGCACCCCTCATTCCGGTTTTCATGGCGCTGGTCGGCTGGGGCGCGCAGATTGCAACAGACCGGCAGGCGCAGGCGCTGACCCGCTTGTCCGGCCGCTTTGCCGACCGGCTGAGCGGCCTGCTCACGCTAAAGCTGCTCGGGCGCGCCGAGGCCGAAACGCAGAATATCGTTTTGGCCAGCGAGGCGCTACGGCGCAGGACCCTGCGTGTCTTACGGATCGCATTTCTGTCCTCCGCCGTGCTCGAATTCTTCGCGGCCCTAGGCGTTGCGGGGATCGCCCTTTATGTGGGTTTGACCTTCATCGATTATCTGCACCTCCGCTCCGTGCCGCTGACCCTGCACACCGGCATGTTCCTCTTGTTGATGGCGCCGGAGATCTACAACCCTCTTCGCCTGCTTGCCGCGCACTATCACGACCGTGCGGCCGCGCGCGCGGCACTGACCGAGATTGCGGCGCAACTGGGAGGATTCGAACCGGGCACGCGGCCGGTTCTGACCGATTTTGCACCCGTCTCCAGTCCCGCAATTGCCGTCGACATCGCCGCCATGACCCTGCGCACGCCGGACCGGATGAGGCCCGTACTGATCGACGCGAACCTGCGCGTTCAGGCCGGGCAGCATGTGGCCATTCTGGGCAGCAGCGGTTCAGGCAAATCGAGCCTGCTGGAAGCCATGATTGGCCTGCGCCAATATGCCGGGCAGCTTTCCCTTGATGGTCGCGCCCTCGCTGATTGGGACATACCGGAGCTGCGGGGCCGCACCTTCCTGCTCACGCAAAAACCCCGGCTTGTTCACGGCACCATTGCGCAGAACATTGCCCTGGCACGCCCTGCCGCATCGCGCCGCGAAATCGGGCGGGCTGCCGATCAGGCACGGGTGTCGGGGTTCGCGGCGGCATTTGCTGAGGGGCTGGATACGCTCATCGGCGAAAACGGCATCGGGCTGTCCGGCGGCCAGGCGCAGCGCGTGGCCCTGGCGCGATTGTTCCTGCGCGATGCCGGCCTGCTGCTGCTCGACGAGCCTACCGCCCATCTCAATGCCGAGCTTGAGGCCGAAGTCATGTCGGCAATCCTCAATTATGCCCGGGGACGAACCCTTGTCGTCGCTACACATTCGCGCGCCGTGGCGGCGCAGATGGACAAGGCATGGCGCATTGCCGGACATGATCTGTTGAGCACACCGGCGGGCACCAGGTTGCGGGGGATTGCATGA
- the cydX gene encoding cytochrome bd-I oxidase subunit CydX translates to MWYFSWILGLGLACTFAILNAMWFEMREDRRIAREEGREPTAT, encoded by the coding sequence ATGTGGTATTTCTCCTGGATCCTGGGGCTGGGCCTGGCCTGCACCTTCGCCATTCTCAATGCGATGTGGTTCGAAATGCGCGAAGACCGGCGCATCGCGCGCGAGGAGGGGCGGGAGCCGACGGCCACCTGA